Proteins encoded in a region of the Marinobacter arenosus genome:
- a CDS encoding DUF6160 family protein: MKGLNKIALATAIAAAPFAANAELKAMNDSAMGNVTGQAGVTIELETKVSIGQFKYTDEGSFAVNGIVLGGSGVAGGTGTDLLDQLKIDIDVADDGDAIIHVGSLETVDHDADPATPEIPVPIDWGMTVDSMELLAGSTGTDSTTLISNMSMHGDLAALDMTVDTATDHLNVAVAFDIDDMDFDVDFLAIGIRDLTVTGAGDNFDYDGDGLTVADGTEANEGGFDLTTAEGQLAYGKLSKYANVNLDVYKGAGLGASTAVDVLRVDVNNVYMDVAIGAVEIGGTSIGSVALDNLAVTDTKLAIYGH, from the coding sequence ATGAAAGGCCTGAATAAAATTGCTCTTGCAACAGCTATCGCGGCGGCTCCGTTTGCAGCCAACGCTGAACTGAAAGCCATGAACGACAGCGCCATGGGTAACGTTACCGGTCAGGCCGGTGTGACCATCGAGCTGGAAACCAAAGTAAGCATCGGCCAGTTCAAGTACACCGATGAAGGCTCCTTCGCGGTTAACGGCATCGTGCTGGGTGGTTCTGGTGTTGCCGGCGGCACTGGCACCGACCTCCTTGACCAGTTGAAGATCGACATCGACGTTGCTGACGACGGCGATGCCATCATTCACGTTGGTTCCCTGGAAACCGTTGATCACGACGCTGATCCTGCAACTCCGGAAATTCCGGTACCCATCGATTGGGGTATGACTGTTGACTCCATGGAGCTTCTCGCAGGCTCTACTGGCACTGACAGCACTACTCTGATCTCCAACATGAGCATGCACGGTGACCTCGCTGCTCTGGACATGACCGTTGATACTGCAACTGACCACCTGAACGTGGCTGTTGCCTTTGACATCGACGACATGGATTTCGACGTTGACTTCCTGGCCATCGGTATCCGTGACCTGACCGTTACTGGTGCTGGCGACAACTTCGACTACGACGGCGACGGCCTTACTGTTGCAGACGGTACTGAAGCCAACGAAGGTGGCTTTGACCTGACGACTGCAGAGGGTCAGCTGGCTTACGGTAAGCTGAGCAAGTACGCCAACGTTAACCTGGACGTATACAAAGGTGCTGGCCTGGGTGCCTCTACCGCGGTTGACGTTCTGCGCGTTGACGTAAACAACGTCTACATGGACGTTGCTATCGGTGCTGTTGAAATTGGCGGCACTTCCATCGGTTCCGTGGCCCTGGACAACCTGGCCGTTACCGACACCAAACTGGCTATCTACGGTCACTAA
- the pabB gene encoding aminodeoxychorismate synthase component I: MTTPISEQQYTRLLARASIERDFVYVGSVGTGAARGSFSGFSACSSEFRTLNVRDACPARIERLIEDMESLVSNFAIYHEGTRECLKGGWIGFLSYELGYAREKHLAALCPTSPVPLVSAGLYLWAASYNRQTDSHYLWTHPRCPASLLGKLDTWLKTAPAADEKPWAMPSSFRARQSPEAFKASVEAIRHYIEAGDCYQANLSQEFTGQYRGEPWTAFQALAEANPTPYSAFIRTGEDAVLSISPERFLEIDGNTVTTSPIKGTRPRGNTPAEDAALAEELERSDKDRAENLMIVDLLRNDLSLNSATGSVIVDKLFALESYRNVHHLVSHIHAKLAPGVTPLKALFDAFPGGSITGAPKIRAMEIIRELEPHWRGPYCGSVFYRGLDGTLDSNIAIRTMLCQGDGTIRCWGGGGIVSDSEPESEYQETLTKVRPLMKFLEEL; encoded by the coding sequence GTGACGACTCCCATCAGTGAGCAGCAGTACACACGCCTGTTGGCGCGCGCGTCCATCGAGCGCGATTTCGTCTATGTGGGGAGTGTGGGAACAGGCGCTGCTCGGGGCTCGTTCAGTGGTTTTTCGGCGTGTTCTTCAGAATTCCGTACCCTCAATGTTCGGGACGCCTGCCCCGCCAGGATCGAGAGACTCATCGAGGACATGGAGTCACTGGTTTCCAACTTCGCTATTTATCACGAGGGCACCAGAGAATGCCTAAAGGGCGGATGGATCGGCTTTCTGAGCTACGAACTCGGCTATGCGAGGGAGAAGCATCTCGCAGCGCTCTGCCCGACCTCTCCTGTACCCCTGGTCTCTGCGGGGCTTTATCTCTGGGCCGCGAGCTATAATCGCCAGACCGATTCGCACTACCTTTGGACACACCCACGGTGCCCTGCCAGTCTTCTTGGCAAACTCGATACCTGGCTGAAAACCGCGCCCGCCGCCGATGAAAAACCTTGGGCCATGCCCTCTTCGTTCAGAGCCCGCCAATCCCCGGAGGCTTTCAAGGCGAGCGTGGAAGCGATCCGGCACTACATTGAAGCTGGAGACTGCTATCAGGCCAACCTGTCCCAGGAATTCACAGGCCAGTATCGGGGAGAACCCTGGACTGCATTTCAGGCGCTTGCCGAAGCCAATCCGACCCCCTACAGCGCCTTTATCCGAACTGGAGAGGATGCCGTCCTCTCCATTTCGCCCGAACGGTTTCTGGAAATTGACGGAAACACGGTGACAACCAGCCCGATCAAAGGGACAAGGCCCCGAGGCAACACTCCGGCAGAGGACGCTGCTCTGGCCGAAGAGCTTGAGAGGTCAGACAAAGACCGGGCCGAGAACCTGATGATCGTTGATCTCCTCCGGAACGATCTGAGCCTGAACTCTGCCACCGGCAGCGTGATTGTCGACAAGCTCTTTGCCCTGGAGTCCTATCGGAACGTTCACCATCTTGTCAGCCACATACACGCCAAACTGGCACCTGGCGTAACGCCACTGAAGGCGTTGTTCGACGCCTTTCCAGGCGGGTCCATCACCGGCGCGCCGAAGATTCGAGCCATGGAGATTATCCGGGAGCTTGAACCCCATTGGCGAGGCCCCTATTGCGGCTCTGTTTTTTATCGCGGCCTGGACGGCACACTGGACAGCAACATCGCCATTCGGACCATGCTGTGCCAAGGCGACGGCACCATACGGTGCTGGGGGGGCGGGGGTATTGTCTCGGATTCGGAGCCCGAGAGTGAATATCAGGAGACCCTGACCAAGGTCAGACCCTTGATGAAGTTCCTGGAAGAACTTTGA
- the thrH gene encoding bifunctional phosphoserine phosphatase/homoserine phosphotransferase ThrH, translating to MELACLDLEGVLIPEIWIAFAEKTGIEELKATTRDIPDYDVLMTQRLKLLDQHGYGLPQIQDVIGELDPLPGAREFLDWLRERFQVVILSDTFYEFAMPLMAKLGFPALLCHKLEVAENGQITDYLLRQRDPKRQSVRAFQLLNYRVIAAGDSYNDTTMLGQAEAGILFHAPQNVIDEFPQFPAVHNFDDLRQEFLKASAIHNA from the coding sequence GTGGAACTCGCATGCCTTGACCTTGAGGGAGTACTGATCCCGGAAATCTGGATCGCATTCGCGGAAAAAACCGGTATTGAAGAGCTCAAGGCGACCACTCGTGACATTCCAGATTACGATGTACTGATGACCCAGCGCCTGAAACTGCTGGACCAACATGGTTATGGCTTGCCGCAGATCCAGGACGTCATCGGAGAGCTGGACCCGCTGCCGGGCGCCCGCGAATTTCTGGACTGGCTGCGGGAACGGTTCCAGGTGGTGATTCTGTCCGATACGTTTTACGAGTTTGCCATGCCGCTGATGGCGAAGTTGGGATTCCCGGCCTTGCTCTGTCATAAGCTTGAAGTAGCTGAAAACGGGCAGATAACGGATTACCTCCTGCGTCAGCGGGACCCTAAGCGTCAGTCCGTCCGTGCTTTCCAGCTGCTCAATTACCGCGTGATTGCGGCGGGAGACTCTTACAACGATACAACTATGCTGGGGCAGGCTGAGGCAGGCATTCTTTTCCATGCCCCCCAGAATGTCATTGACGAGTTTCCGCAGTTCCCGGCCGTGCACAATTTTGACGATCTAAGGCAGGAATTCCTCAAGGCCAGCGCCATTCACAACGCCTGA
- a CDS encoding phosphoadenylyl-sulfate reductase: MTDIETLRNELEGQSPRSILKAALKTYDNIAISFSGAEDVVLIEMAHKLTDNLQVFTLDTGRLHPETYEFVEKVRKHYGIDIEVLFPDAAEVQDLVNRKGLFSFYEDGHSECCGIRKVNPLRRKLATVDAWITGQRKDQSLGTRNDVPVVQQDTAFSTDEKTLVKFNPLADWTSKEVWDYIRMSEAPYNALHEKGFVSIGCQPCTRPVLPGQHEREGRWWWEEATKKECGLHADNLIARN; this comes from the coding sequence ATGACCGATATCGAAACGCTTCGGAACGAACTGGAGGGACAAAGCCCCCGCTCCATCCTCAAAGCCGCACTGAAAACGTATGACAACATTGCCATCTCGTTCAGCGGCGCCGAGGACGTCGTGCTGATTGAAATGGCGCATAAACTGACCGACAACCTTCAGGTGTTTACCCTGGACACCGGACGGCTGCACCCGGAAACCTACGAGTTTGTCGAGAAAGTCCGAAAGCACTACGGCATCGACATCGAAGTTCTGTTCCCGGATGCCGCCGAAGTACAGGACCTTGTGAACCGAAAGGGCCTGTTCAGCTTTTACGAAGATGGACACTCAGAGTGCTGCGGTATCCGGAAGGTCAACCCGCTGAGGCGCAAACTGGCCACCGTTGATGCGTGGATCACGGGACAACGCAAGGATCAGAGTCTAGGCACCCGCAATGACGTTCCGGTGGTTCAGCAAGACACAGCCTTTTCAACGGACGAGAAAACCCTGGTCAAATTCAATCCGCTTGCAGACTGGACGTCCAAGGAAGTCTGGGATTACATCCGGATGTCAGAAGCACCCTACAACGCGTTGCACGAAAAGGGTTTCGTCAGCATCGGATGCCAGCCCTGCACCCGCCCTGTCCTGCCGGGCCAACACGAGCGCGAGGGGCGCTGGTGGTGGGAAGAGGCCACCAAGAAAGAATGTGGCCTGCATGCGGACAATCTGATTGCCAGGAATTAA